The genomic window GCCGATCGGTTCTCCTTCGGCCTCTGGACGATCGGCTACAACGGGACCGACCCGTTCGGCGGCCCCACCCGCCCCGACCTCGACGTGGTCGAGGCCGTCACCCGCCTGAACGACCTCGGCGCCTACGGCCTCACCTTCCACGACGACGACCTCTTCGCCTTCGGCTCGACCGACGCCGAACGCCAGAAGCAGATCGACCGCCTCAAGCAGGCCCTCGCCGACACCGGCGTCATCGTGCCGATGGTGACCACCAACCTGTTCAGCGCGCCCGTGTTCAAGGACGGCGGCTTCACCTCCAACGACCGCGCCGTCCGTCGCTTCGCCCTCCGCAAGGTGCTCCGCAACCTCGACCTCGCCGCCGAGCTCGGTGCCAAGACCTTCGTCATGTGGGGCGGCCGCGAGGGCGCCGAGTACGACTCCGCGAAGGACGTGCAGGCGGCCCTCGAGCGCTACCGCGAGGCCGTCAACTTCCTCGGCGACTACGTGACCGACAAGGGCTACGACATCCGCTTCGCGATCGAGCCGAAGCCCAACGAGCCCCGCGGCGACATCCTGCTCCCGACACTCGGCCACGCGATGGCGTTCATCGAGACCCTCGAGCGCCCGGAGCTCGTCGGCATCAACCCCGAGGTCGGCCACGAGCAGATGGCGGGCCTGAACTTCACGGCCGGTATCGCCCAGGCGCTCTATCAGGGCAAGCTCTACCACATCGACCTCAACGGCCAGCGGGGCATCAAGTACGACCAGGACCTCGTCTTCGGTCACGGCGACCTGCAGAACGCGTTCTCGCTCGTCGACCTCCTCGAGCACGGTGGCGTGAACGGCGGCCCCGCGTACGACGGCCCGCGTCACTTCGACTACAAGCCGAGCCGCACCGAGGACATCACCGGCGTGTGGGACTCCGCAGCCGCCAACATGCGCATGTACCTGCTGCTCAAGGAACGCGCCGAGGCGTTCCGCGCCGACCCCGAGGTGCAGGAGGCGCTGGCCGCCGCCCGCGTGCCCGAGCTGCGCGAGCCGACGCTCAACCCCGGCGAGACCGTCGAGCAGCTGCTCGCCGACCGCTCGTCGTACGAGGACTTCGACGCCGACGCCTACTTCGGCGGCAAGGGCTTCGGGTTCGTCCGCCTGCAGCAGCTGGCCGTCGACCACCTCATGGGCGCGCGCTGACCGACACCCGCGAACCTGGCGTTCCGTCTCCTGATCCGAGAGGATCGGGGGCGGAACGCCGTTCCGCGTTCCACCCCCACAGCAGACCCGGCGGTCACCCGACCGCCCACCACCGAGAACAGGGAGAGCGATGACGCTCGTCGCCGGCATCGATTCGTCCACCCAGAGCTGCAAGGTCGTCATCCGCGACGCCGAGACGGGAGCACTCGTCCGCGAAGGACGCGCGGCGCACCCCGCCGGCACCGAGGTCGACCCGGCCGCGTGGTGGCAGGCGCTGCAGGAGGCGGCCTCCGCCGCAGGCGGATTGGCAGATGTCGCCGCGGTGTCGGTCGCGGCCCAGCAGCACGGCATGGTCGCGCTCGACGTCGACGGACGCGTCATCCGTCCGGCACTCCTCTGGAACGACACCCGGAGCGCGCAGGCCGCGACGGACCTCATCACGGAGTTCGGCGCTGCGGAACTCGCCCAGCGGACCGGGTGCGTCCCCGTCGCCTCCTTCACGATCACGAAGCTGCGCTGGCTGCGCGACGCCGAACCCGCGAACGCCGCCGAGGTCGCCGCCGTCGCGCTCCCCCACGACTGGCTGAGCTGGCGTCTGCGCGGCTTCGGCCCAACCGACGAGAGCCCACTCGGCGCGGACCTCGCCGAACTGACGACCGACCGATCCGACGCCTCCGGCACCGGGTACTGGTCCCCCGCCGACGGCGAGTACGACCGCGAGCTGCTCATGGCAGCGCTCGGCCACGATGCGATCCTCCCGCGCGTGCTCGCGCCGGAGGAGTCGGCCGGGACCGGTGTCGACGGTGGCCTCATCGGGCCGGGCACCGTCATCGGGGCGGGCGCCGGTGACAACGCCGGAGCCGCCCTCGGGCTCGGGGCGACGGCCGGCGACGTCGTCGTGTCGATCGGGACGAGCGGGACGGTGTTCGCCGTGACGCCGGCCGTGGTCCGCGACAGCTCGGGCACCGTCGCCGGGTTCGCCTCGGCCGACGGCGCGTTCCTGCCGCTCATCGCGACGCTCAACGCCGCCCGGATCCTCGACGCGGTGGCCGCGCTACTCGGCGTCGACCACGCGGAACTCGGTCGACTCGCGCTCGAGGCCCCGGCCGGGGCGCGCGGTCTCGTGCTCCAGCCGTACTTCGAGGGTGAGCGCACCCCGAACCGGCCGGACGCCACGGCGACCCTCTTCGGCATGACCCTGGAGTCGACGACGCGGGAGGGGCTCGCCCGGGCGGCGATCGAGGGGCTGCTCTGCGGACTCGCCGACGGTCTCGACGCGGTGCTCGCGCAGGGTGTCACGGCGGAACGGGTCCTCCTCATCGGCGGAGCGGCGCAGAACCCGGCGGTGCAGGCGATCGCGCGCGAGGTCTTCGACGTGCCGGTCGTCGTGCCGGCACCCGGGGAGTACGTCGCCGACGGCGCAGCGGTGCAGGCGGCCTGGGCGCTCAGCGGGACCCGTCCGGTGTGGACTGCGGTGGGGGCCGGCGACGGTGCGGTTCAGGCGGTCGCCGCCGACGCGTCCGGGATCGCCCGGGAGCAGTACGCCGCCCGAGCCTGAGGCGGTTCCCGAGGCGACCTCCACCGGTCCCGGGGCCGACCTCCGCCGGTCACCGAGCCGACCCCCACCGGTCACTGAGCCTGTCGAAGTGCCACCACGGAATCTTCCGCGGGGCGGAGACGTTGGCGACGGTATGCGATCGATCGTCTACTCCACCAACGGTGACCC from Plantibacter flavus includes these protein-coding regions:
- the xylA gene encoding xylose isomerase, with product MSLTPTKADRFSFGLWTIGYNGTDPFGGPTRPDLDVVEAVTRLNDLGAYGLTFHDDDLFAFGSTDAERQKQIDRLKQALADTGVIVPMVTTNLFSAPVFKDGGFTSNDRAVRRFALRKVLRNLDLAAELGAKTFVMWGGREGAEYDSAKDVQAALERYREAVNFLGDYVTDKGYDIRFAIEPKPNEPRGDILLPTLGHAMAFIETLERPELVGINPEVGHEQMAGLNFTAGIAQALYQGKLYHIDLNGQRGIKYDQDLVFGHGDLQNAFSLVDLLEHGGVNGGPAYDGPRHFDYKPSRTEDITGVWDSAAANMRMYLLLKERAEAFRADPEVQEALAAARVPELREPTLNPGETVEQLLADRSSYEDFDADAYFGGKGFGFVRLQQLAVDHLMGAR
- the xylB gene encoding xylulokinase, whose amino-acid sequence is MTLVAGIDSSTQSCKVVIRDAETGALVREGRAAHPAGTEVDPAAWWQALQEAASAAGGLADVAAVSVAAQQHGMVALDVDGRVIRPALLWNDTRSAQAATDLITEFGAAELAQRTGCVPVASFTITKLRWLRDAEPANAAEVAAVALPHDWLSWRLRGFGPTDESPLGADLAELTTDRSDASGTGYWSPADGEYDRELLMAALGHDAILPRVLAPEESAGTGVDGGLIGPGTVIGAGAGDNAGAALGLGATAGDVVVSIGTSGTVFAVTPAVVRDSSGTVAGFASADGAFLPLIATLNAARILDAVAALLGVDHAELGRLALEAPAGARGLVLQPYFEGERTPNRPDATATLFGMTLESTTREGLARAAIEGLLCGLADGLDAVLAQGVTAERVLLIGGAAQNPAVQAIAREVFDVPVVVPAPGEYVADGAAVQAAWALSGTRPVWTAVGAGDGAVQAVAADASGIAREQYAARA